A genomic segment from Pseudosulfitobacter sp. DSM 107133 encodes:
- a CDS encoding GlxA family transcriptional regulator, translating to MKSENIIEVVVLVLDATNTLSFAAAVDPLRAANRHAGRQLFRWHLATPADAPVTLTSGIVIPANPLARISHCNWIVTVSGFDPERQSTPALLSSLRRLAARADHVAGVDGGPWVLARTGLLDGHTATVHWEDFEAFAARFPDTQTVNARYQVSGKYRTAGGAAPTLDMMLALIAETCSPALARKVAGSFITDTTAAPSQPQIRQPQRSRHSHITARAHALMETTLDAPLPIATIAQRLGLSPRALQMQFKTAIGQTPQAHYMALRMTEAERLVTQTHRPLHDIALSTGFSSQSAFARAYAQAHGTSARQHRKSA from the coding sequence ATGAAATCCGAAAATATCATCGAAGTCGTCGTGCTGGTGCTTGATGCCACCAACACACTCAGCTTTGCCGCCGCGGTCGATCCGTTGCGGGCCGCGAACCGCCATGCGGGGCGGCAGCTGTTTCGCTGGCATCTGGCAACGCCTGCCGACGCACCGGTGACGCTGACCTCGGGCATTGTTATTCCTGCCAACCCCCTTGCGCGCATCAGTCACTGCAACTGGATCGTCACCGTCTCGGGGTTTGATCCCGAGCGCCAAAGCACACCGGCCTTGCTGTCCAGCCTGCGCAGGCTGGCGGCGCGCGCGGATCATGTGGCGGGGGTAGACGGTGGGCCATGGGTGCTGGCACGCACAGGGCTACTGGACGGGCACACCGCCACAGTGCACTGGGAGGATTTCGAAGCCTTTGCCGCCCGCTTTCCCGATACCCAAACTGTGAACGCGCGCTATCAGGTCAGCGGCAAGTACCGCACCGCAGGCGGGGCCGCGCCCACGCTGGACATGATGCTGGCGCTGATCGCCGAAACCTGTAGCCCCGCGCTGGCGCGCAAGGTCGCGGGCAGCTTTATCACCGACACCACCGCTGCCCCGTCGCAACCGCAAATCCGCCAGCCGCAGCGGTCACGCCACAGCCACATCACCGCCCGCGCGCATGCATTGATGGAAACCACGCTTGATGCGCCCCTGCCCATCGCCACGATCGCGCAGCGTCTGGGCCTGAGCCCGCGCGCGCTGCAAATGCAGTTCAAAACGGCCATCGGCCAAACACCGCAGGCCCACTATATGGCCCTGCGCATGACCGAGGCCGAGCGGCTGGTCACCCAGACACACCGACCGTTGCATGACATCGCGCTGAGCACCGGATTTTCCAGCCAGTCCGCCTTTGCCCGCGCCTATGCCCAGGCCCACGGCA
- a CDS encoding 3-keto-5-aminohexanoate cleavage protein, with protein sequence MPLAMNKDVFITCAVTGSGATQDRSPHVPRSPKQIADSAIAAAKAGAAVVHCHVRDPETGAPSRDLAMFREVTDRIRDSDTDVVLNLTAGMGGDITFGDVENPMQLSKAGTDMAGASERVAHVAECLPEICTLDCGTMNFAEADYVMTNTPGMLVAMGRMMTELGVKPEIEAFDTGHLWYAKQLVKDGVLDSPALVQLCMGVPWGAPDDLNTFMAMVNNVPDNWTFSAFGLGRNQMAYVAASVLAGGHVRVGLEDNLWLDKGVLAENWQLVERAGTIIQNMGARVIGPAEVREKLGLVKRAPKS encoded by the coding sequence ATGCCATTGGCCATGAACAAAGACGTCTTTATCACCTGTGCCGTGACCGGCTCGGGCGCCACCCAGGACCGCAGCCCGCATGTGCCGCGCAGCCCCAAGCAGATTGCAGACAGTGCGATTGCCGCCGCCAAGGCCGGCGCCGCCGTGGTGCATTGCCACGTCCGCGATCCTGAAACCGGCGCGCCCAGCCGTGATCTGGCGATGTTCCGCGAGGTTACCGACCGCATCCGCGACAGCGACACGGATGTGGTGTTGAATTTGACGGCGGGCATGGGCGGGGACATCACCTTTGGCGATGTGGAAAACCCGATGCAGTTAAGCAAGGCAGGCACCGATATGGCGGGCGCAAGCGAACGGGTGGCTCATGTGGCAGAATGTCTGCCCGAGATCTGCACGCTGGACTGCGGCACGATGAACTTTGCCGAAGCGGATTACGTCATGACCAACACGCCCGGCATGTTGGTCGCCATGGGCCGGATGATGACCGAACTGGGGGTGAAGCCCGAGATCGAAGCATTTGACACCGGTCATTTGTGGTACGCCAAGCAATTGGTGAAAGACGGAGTGCTGGACAGCCCTGCGCTCGTGCAACTGTGCATGGGCGTGCCGTGGGGCGCGCCGGATGATCTGAACACATTCATGGCGATGGTGAACAATGTGCCCGACAACTGGACCTTTTCGGCCTTTGGTCTGGGGCGCAACCAGATGGCCTATGTCGCCGCGTCGGTGCTGGCGGGGGGCCATGTGCGCGTGGGGCTCGAGGACAACCTTTGGTTGGACAAGGGCGTGCTGGCCGAGAACTGGCAGCTGGTCGAACGGGCCGGCACCATTATCCAAAACATGGGCGCACGGGTGATCGGCCCCGCCGAGGTGCGTGAAAAGCTGGGGCTGGTCAAACGTGCGCCAAAGAGCTGA
- a CDS encoding lipocalin family protein has product MRRSLWLVGLGLTLLAGCAQLPPQPGYRDGSVIIASTTRFDAQRFAGDWVVRAAYPQDADLRGVAARQDGAAFSLLWHRCNTTGQCGTVAEQWPAQATGQGRYLLRAPKGKADRTLWVLWVDDGFRTAVVGTPDGTWGWILDRNTTGGADRIAAAREVLDFNGYDLTQLATRP; this is encoded by the coding sequence GTGAGGCGCAGCCTTTGGCTTGTCGGGCTGGGGTTGACGCTGCTGGCGGGCTGCGCGCAGCTGCCGCCACAACCGGGCTATCGCGATGGCTCTGTCATCATCGCCTCGACCACGCGGTTTGACGCGCAGCGCTTTGCCGGCGACTGGGTGGTGCGCGCGGCCTATCCGCAGGATGCGGACCTGCGTGGGGTGGCCGCACGGCAGGACGGAGCCGCTTTTTCGCTGCTCTGGCACCGGTGCAATACGACTGGCCAATGCGGCACTGTGGCCGAACAGTGGCCCGCGCAGGCCACGGGGCAGGGGCGTTATTTGCTGCGCGCGCCCAAGGGAAAGGCAGATCGCACCCTGTGGGTGCTGTGGGTTGACGACGGGTTTCGCACGGCCGTGGTGGGCACGCCGGATGGCACATGGGGCTGGATTCTGGATCGCAACACGACGGGCGGTGCGGATCGTATCGCCGCGGCACGCGAAGTGCTGGATTTCAACGGATATGACCTGACGCAGCTGGCAACACGGCCTTAG
- a CDS encoding carnitine 3-dehydrogenase produces MGNQVAAIIGGGVIGGGWAARFALNGWDVQIFDPDPQAERKVGEVMANARRSLPGMVDVALPPEGKLTFHDTIAGAVAGALWIQESVPERLDIKHATLAEIQAACLPDAVIGSSTSGFKPSELQEGAARPGQIIVAHPFNPVYLLPLIEVVPTAANTPAFLDRAEAMLTRMGFYPLRVRKEIDAHIADRFLEAVWREALWLVKDGVATTEEIDNAIRYGFGIRWAQMGLFETYRVAGGEAGMKHFMAQFGPCLKWPWTKLMDVPEFTDELVDLIAGQSDDQSGAYSIRELERIRDTNLVAMMRALKGQDWGAGALMNAHDATLRTGTPLGARVDELDDVSAPLLTVRRAVPLDWTDYNGHMTEAKYLQAFGDATDRFMAMIGCDAAYISAGGSYFTAETHIRHVDEALAGTVIDVRTQVLAGAGKKMHLFHEMYAGTRLLATGEHFLLHVSLETRRPCEPAPHIVAALERVASAHAALATPAGMGRAVGQRP; encoded by the coding sequence ATGGGCAATCAAGTGGCAGCCATCATTGGCGGTGGCGTGATCGGTGGGGGCTGGGCGGCGCGTTTTGCGCTGAACGGGTGGGACGTGCAGATTTTCGACCCCGACCCGCAGGCCGAACGCAAGGTGGGCGAAGTCATGGCCAACGCGCGCCGCTCGCTGCCGGGCATGGTGGATGTGGCCTTGCCGCCCGAAGGCAAGCTGACGTTCCATGATACCATCGCGGGGGCTGTGGCGGGGGCGCTCTGGATTCAGGAAAGCGTGCCGGAACGGCTGGATATCAAACACGCGACACTGGCAGAAATTCAGGCGGCCTGTTTGCCCGATGCGGTGATCGGCTCGTCAACCTCGGGCTTCAAGCCGTCCGAGCTGCAAGAAGGGGCGGCGCGTCCCGGGCAGATCATCGTGGCGCACCCGTTCAACCCTGTGTACCTGCTGCCGTTGATCGAAGTGGTGCCAACCGCGGCCAACACGCCCGCCTTTCTGGACCGCGCCGAGGCAATGTTGACCCGCATGGGGTTCTATCCGCTGCGCGTGCGCAAGGAGATTGATGCCCATATCGCCGACCGCTTTCTTGAGGCCGTCTGGCGCGAGGCGCTGTGGCTGGTCAAGGACGGGGTGGCCACCACCGAAGAGATCGACAACGCCATCCGCTACGGCTTTGGCATCCGCTGGGCGCAGATGGGATTGTTTGAAACCTATCGCGTGGCGGGCGGCGAGGCGGGGATGAAACATTTCATGGCGCAGTTCGGCCCCTGCCTGAAATGGCCCTGGACCAAGCTGATGGATGTGCCGGAATTCACCGACGAGCTGGTCGATCTGATCGCAGGCCAGTCGGATGACCAGTCGGGGGCCTATTCTATCCGTGAACTTGAACGTATCCGCGACACCAACCTTGTGGCGATGATGCGCGCGCTGAAGGGGCAGGATTGGGGCGCAGGGGCGTTGATGAACGCCCATGATGCGACATTGCGGACCGGAACGCCCCTGGGCGCGCGGGTGGATGAGCTGGACGACGTATCGGCCCCGCTGCTGACGGTGCGCCGTGCGGTGCCGCTGGACTGGACCGACTACAACGGGCACATGACCGAGGCGAAATACCTGCAGGCCTTTGGCGATGCCACCGACCGGTTCATGGCGATGATCGGCTGCGATGCCGCCTATATCAGCGCCGGCGGCAGCTATTTCACCGCCGAAACGCATATTCGCCATGTGGACGAGGCGCTGGCGGGCACCGTGATCGACGTGCGCACGCAGGTGTTGGCGGGGGCGGGCAAGAAGATGCACCTGTTCCATGAAATGTACGCGGGCACGCGTTTGCTGGCCACGGGCGAACATTTCTTGCTGCACGTCAGCCTTGAGACCCGCCGACCCTGCGAACCTGCCCCCCATATCGTGGCCGCGCTGGAGCGTGTGGCCAGCGCCCATGCAGCGCTTGCAACACCTGCGGGGATGGGCCGCGCTGTGGGTCAGCGGCCTTGA
- a CDS encoding SDR family oxidoreductase, which translates to MKRVLITAGASGIGRAMAAAFDAARFEVWVTDLDQAALDGLPAAWTAIAANAADEGQMRGVFEKMGTVDVVCANAGIAGPTAAVEDVGLEDWRTCLGVNLEGAFLAAKFAAPRMKAARRGAIIVTSSTAGQYGYPYRAPYAAAKWGMIGLMKTLAMELGPYGVRCNAICPGSVEGPRMEGVLEREAVAKGMTRDQVYAGYAAGTSMRSFVEAGDIANMAVFLGSDGARMVSGQVIAVDGHTENPNPQV; encoded by the coding sequence TTGAAACGGGTACTGATCACCGCCGGAGCCAGTGGTATCGGGCGCGCGATGGCGGCGGCCTTTGACGCAGCCAGGTTCGAGGTTTGGGTCACCGATCTGGATCAGGCTGCACTGGACGGATTGCCCGCAGCGTGGACCGCGATTGCAGCGAACGCTGCGGATGAAGGCCAGATGCGCGGCGTCTTCGAAAAGATGGGCACGGTCGATGTGGTCTGTGCCAATGCTGGCATCGCCGGGCCGACGGCGGCGGTCGAGGACGTGGGGCTGGAGGACTGGCGGACCTGTCTGGGCGTCAACCTTGAGGGCGCGTTTCTGGCGGCCAAATTTGCAGCGCCCCGGATGAAAGCCGCCCGGCGCGGAGCGATCATTGTGACTTCGTCAACGGCAGGGCAATACGGCTACCCGTATCGTGCGCCTTATGCGGCGGCGAAATGGGGCATGATCGGGCTGATGAAGACGCTGGCGATGGAACTGGGCCCCTATGGCGTGCGCTGCAATGCGATCTGTCCGGGCAGTGTCGAAGGTCCGCGCATGGAAGGCGTGCTGGAGCGCGAGGCCGTGGCCAAGGGGATGACCCGCGATCAGGTCTATGCGGGCTATGCGGCGGGCACGTCGATGCGGTCCTTTGTCGAGGCCGGAGACATTGCCAATATGGCGGTATTCTTGGGATCAGATGGCGCGCGCATGGTGTCGGGGCAGGTGATTGCGGTGGACGGGCATACCGAGAACCCCAATCCGCAGGTGTGA
- a CDS encoding helix-turn-helix domain-containing protein yields METINDKRARAALFRHRLAQAMADTGTTQSGLARAIGTDRSTLSQTLKDDGARLPGAHVVGACASALGVSSDWLLGLSDRPESAADLLSNALTLTHAPRALVDETIYGWHREAAGYKIRHVPAALPDMLKTQSMLEWEYSPHLGRTITQAINASRDRLDWMRASQSDYEIAMPLYELHSFAAGTGYYHGLPASVRTAQLNQFIELTEQLYPRLRVTLFDARRLYGTPITLFGPLLAVLYTGGHYMAFRDRPRIETLTEDFDRLIRQATVTARAMPGHLAELRQLIT; encoded by the coding sequence ATGGAGACAATAAACGACAAACGCGCCCGCGCCGCCCTGTTCCGCCACCGTCTGGCGCAGGCGATGGCCGACACCGGCACCACCCAAAGCGGCCTTGCCCGCGCCATCGGCACCGACCGTTCCACCCTGTCGCAAACCCTGAAAGACGACGGTGCCCGCCTGCCCGGCGCGCATGTGGTCGGCGCTTGTGCAAGCGCCTTGGGTGTCTCTTCGGACTGGCTGTTGGGGCTGTCCGACCGCCCCGAATCCGCAGCCGACCTGCTGTCCAACGCCCTGACCCTGACCCACGCGCCCCGCGCACTGGTCGACGAAACCATCTATGGCTGGCACCGCGAGGCCGCAGGTTACAAAATCCGCCATGTGCCCGCCGCCCTGCCCGACATGCTGAAAACCCAAAGCATGCTGGAATGGGAATACAGTCCCCATCTGGGCCGCACGATCACCCAGGCCATCAACGCCTCGCGCGACCGGCTCGACTGGATGCGCGCATCGCAATCCGACTATGAAATCGCCATGCCGCTTTACGAATTGCACAGCTTCGCCGCCGGCACCGGCTATTACCACGGCCTACCGGCATCCGTGCGCACGGCGCAGCTGAACCAGTTTATCGAGCTGACAGAACAGCTTTACCCCCGCCTGCGCGTCACCCTGTTTGATGCCCGCCGCCTTTACGGCACGCCGATCACCCTCTTCGGCCCCTTGCTGGCCGTGCTGTACACCGGCGGGCACTATATGGCCTTTCGCGACCGCCCCCGGATCGAAACGCTGACAGAAGATTTCGACAGGCTGATCCGTCAGGCCACCGTCACCGCCCGCGCCATGCCCGGCCATCTGGCAGAGCTGCGCCAGCTGATCACCTGA
- a CDS encoding fatty acid desaturase: MTTVPVRPVRSLARAAWEWPTITLFAGCYGVLILAVVWLSTVSIPLAAVATTIALVLHSSLSHEILHGHPFPSRGVNTALGMVQPGLFIPFIRFRDTHLAHHRDARLTDPYDDPESNYLDPADWDRLARWQQALLRFNNTLLGRMTVGPLVGQWRFMRADWTAIRAGDRAVLAAWLWHLPWVAVVLALVTWSAMPLWTYVLSAYAALGILKIRTFLEHQAHSRSRGRTVIVEDRGPLAFLFLNNNLHVVHHMHPRLPWYRLPALYAARKARFQDCNEGYVYRSYGHIFARYFLRTKDTVAHPLWRRE; the protein is encoded by the coding sequence ATGACCACCGTCCCCGTACGCCCTGTCCGTTCCCTTGCGCGTGCTGCGTGGGAGTGGCCCACGATCACGTTGTTTGCGGGCTGCTATGGCGTCTTGATACTGGCTGTGGTCTGGCTGTCCACAGTCTCGATTCCGCTGGCAGCGGTCGCCACCACCATTGCGCTGGTGTTGCATTCGTCGCTGAGCCACGAGATATTACACGGCCATCCGTTCCCTTCGCGCGGTGTGAACACGGCGCTGGGCATGGTGCAGCCGGGACTGTTCATCCCGTTTATCCGCTTTCGCGACACCCATCTTGCGCACCACCGCGATGCGCGGCTGACCGATCCCTATGACGATCCTGAAAGCAACTATCTGGACCCTGCGGACTGGGACCGGTTGGCGCGCTGGCAGCAAGCGCTGCTGCGGTTCAACAACACGTTGCTGGGGCGTATGACGGTGGGGCCGCTGGTGGGGCAGTGGCGCTTTATGCGTGCAGACTGGACTGCCATCCGCGCTGGGGACCGCGCGGTGCTGGCCGCTTGGCTGTGGCATCTGCCCTGGGTGGCTGTGGTGCTGGCGCTGGTGACGTGGTCGGCGATGCCGCTGTGGACCTATGTATTGTCGGCCTATGCGGCGCTGGGCATTCTGAAAATCCGCACCTTTCTGGAGCATCAGGCCCATAGCCGCAGCCGCGGGCGCACGGTAATTGTCGAAGACCGCGGGCCGTTGGCTTTTCTGTTTCTGAACAACAACCTGCATGTGGTGCATCACATGCATCCGCGACTGCCGTGGTATCGGTTGCCTGCCCTCTATGCCGCCCGCAAGGCGCGGTTTCAGGACTGCAACGAGGGCTATGTGTACCGCTCATACGGACACATCTTCGCGCGGTATTTTCTAAGAACCAAGGACACTGTGGCACATCCCCTCTGGCGCAGGGAATAA
- a CDS encoding DMT family transporter — protein sequence MSLWIPITLAAAFFQTLRFVLQKKLAATHLSAAGATFARFLYSAPLIAVMVYVYFQSTGQTRPPLTATFWLFAAFGGLAQVLATICVVMLFKSRNFAVGITFKKTEVIQTVLMGWLLLGEGVSLAGFGAIALGLIGVLLLSAPPDLTRWRLRDLANRAAGLGLLSGVLFGISGVSYRGASLQLPLEDPLARAGLTLACVTAMQLVGMTAWLWLREKGEITAVWRARRVAVWIGLTSLLGSFCWFTAYTLQTAAYVNALGQVELIFSLMATVLFFHERISPREWAGMAVLGASILTLVLVI from the coding sequence ATGAGCCTCTGGATTCCCATCACCCTCGCTGCCGCTTTTTTCCAAACCTTGCGCTTTGTGCTGCAAAAGAAGCTGGCCGCAACGCATCTTTCTGCTGCCGGCGCGACCTTTGCGCGGTTCCTGTATTCGGCACCGCTGATTGCCGTGATGGTCTATGTCTATTTCCAAAGTACCGGCCAGACACGGCCGCCCTTGACAGCAACATTCTGGCTGTTCGCGGCCTTTGGCGGGCTGGCGCAGGTGCTGGCGACGATCTGTGTGGTCATGTTGTTCAAGTCGCGCAATTTCGCGGTTGGCATCACGTTCAAGAAAACCGAGGTGATCCAGACCGTTCTGATGGGGTGGCTGCTGTTGGGCGAAGGTGTCAGCCTGGCCGGGTTCGGCGCGATTGCGCTGGGGCTGATTGGCGTGCTGCTGCTGTCAGCGCCGCCCGATCTGACGCGCTGGCGGCTGCGCGATCTGGCGAACCGAGCGGCGGGGCTGGGGCTGTTGTCGGGCGTTCTGTTCGGCATTTCCGGTGTCAGCTATCGCGGCGCGTCGTTGCAATTGCCGTTGGAAGACCCGCTGGCACGCGCGGGGCTGACGCTGGCCTGTGTTACGGCGATGCAATTGGTGGGCATGACCGCGTGGCTGTGGCTGCGCGAAAAGGGCGAAATCACCGCCGTCTGGCGCGCGCGGCGCGTGGCGGTGTGGATCGGACTGACCTCGTTGCTGGGGTCATTTTGCTGGTTCACCGCTTACACCTTGCAGACCGCTGCCTATGTGAACGCGCTGGGGCAGGTCGAGCTGATCTTTAGCCTGATGGCCACGGTGCTGTTTTTCCACGAACGGATTTCGCCGCGCGAATGGGCGGGGATGGCCGTTCTGGGGGCCTCGATCCTGACGCTGGTGCTGGTGATCTGA
- a CDS encoding NUDIX hydrolase, which translates to MTAETKIDKSQIRHAATVIVLRDRWTSPRILMGQRGAKAVFMPNKFVFPGGAVDAGDYHVPLAGTLPEGCAARIREDSAPDMAHALSVAAVRELFEETGQVLGQPGDWDVPVPADWTDFAATGHVPHASALQFVFRAITPPGRPRRFDARFFLVDADTLVSDPDDFSAASDELSHLQWVGLDDVRSFDMPFITEVVLSEVQKRAQSVEPPESVPFFKNNEEENLFLRLRGHLPPD; encoded by the coding sequence ATGACCGCAGAAACCAAGATTGACAAAAGCCAGATCCGCCACGCGGCAACCGTGATCGTGTTGCGTGACCGCTGGACCAGCCCGCGCATCCTGATGGGGCAGCGCGGGGCCAAGGCCGTTTTCATGCCCAACAAGTTTGTCTTTCCCGGCGGTGCTGTTGATGCGGGCGACTATCATGTGCCGCTGGCCGGCACCCTGCCCGAGGGCTGTGCTGCGCGTATCCGCGAGGACAGTGCCCCCGATATGGCCCACGCCCTTTCGGTGGCCGCGGTGCGGGAACTGTTCGAGGAAACCGGTCAGGTGCTGGGTCAGCCTGGCGACTGGGATGTGCCGGTGCCTGCGGACTGGACCGACTTTGCCGCCACCGGCCATGTGCCCCATGCCTCGGCGCTGCAATTCGTCTTTCGCGCCATCACTCCGCCGGGCCGCCCGCGCCGCTTTGACGCGCGGTTCTTTCTGGTGGATGCCGACACGCTGGTGAGCGATCCCGACGATTTCTCGGCCGCTTCGGACGAGCTGTCGCATTTGCAATGGGTCGGGCTGGACGATGTGCGCAGCTTTGACATGCCGTTCATCACCGAAGTGGTGCTGAGCGAGGTGCAAAAACGCGCGCAATCTGTCGAACCGCCCGAAAGCGTGCCTTTTTTCAAGAACAACGAGGAAGAAAACCTGTTCTTGCGTCTGCGCGGCCATTTGCCCCCAGACTAG
- a CDS encoding DUF983 domain-containing protein, translated as MTDTQIIDQQAPTEQKNFPAMLRGWRNRCPNCGQGRLLKGYLKVAPTCTVCRQNLAQFKAEDGPAYLTILIVGHLMAPLLHFAFVTWRPEPLVLFTIFAVGCVALSLYLLPRLKGAIVGFKWARKMTEDATPA; from the coding sequence ATGACAGACACCCAGATAATCGACCAACAGGCCCCGACCGAGCAGAAAAATTTTCCCGCGATGCTGCGCGGCTGGCGCAACCGCTGTCCCAACTGCGGTCAAGGACGCTTGCTGAAGGGCTACTTGAAGGTGGCACCCACCTGCACGGTCTGCCGTCAGAACCTGGCCCAGTTCAAGGCCGAGGACGGCCCGGCCTATCTGACCATCCTGATTGTCGGTCATTTGATGGCACCGTTGCTGCATTTTGCCTTTGTGACGTGGCGTCCTGAACCTTTGGTGCTTTTTACCATCTTTGCGGTTGGATGTGTCGCCTTGTCGCTTTACCTTCTGCCCAGACTGAAGGGGGCCATTGTCGGCTTCAAATGGGCCCGCAAGATGACCGAGGATGCCACACCGGCTTGA
- a CDS encoding EF-hand domain-containing protein, which translates to MKHTTFIAAIIGAAVTVTGTTVLAERAGSGDHKRPSFSELDANADGQITMEEMQARGDAHLAKIDTDGDGFVSEAEAVAAASARAKDRHARMVERFDADKDGKLSLQELKPRGERGARMFERADSDKSGGISQEEFAAATKKMEQHMRKRHGEGHKDGRGHMGDKPAND; encoded by the coding sequence ATGAAACATACGACATTCATCGCCGCAATCATCGGTGCAGCAGTTACAGTCACAGGCACCACGGTCCTGGCCGAACGCGCCGGATCGGGCGACCACAAGCGCCCCAGCTTTTCCGAGCTGGATGCCAATGCCGACGGCCAGATCACGATGGAAGAAATGCAGGCGCGCGGCGATGCCCACCTTGCCAAGATCGACACCGACGGTGACGGATTTGTCAGCGAGGCCGAAGCCGTTGCCGCCGCAAGCGCGCGTGCCAAAGACCGTCATGCCCGCATGGTCGAACGGTTCGACGCAGACAAGGATGGCAAGCTGAGCCTGCAAGAGCTGAAGCCGCGTGGCGAACGCGGTGCCAGAATGTTCGAACGTGCGGACAGCGACAAAAGTGGTGGTATCTCGCAAGAGGAATTTGCCGCAGCGACCAAGAAAATGGAACAGCACATGCGCAAGCGTCATGGTGAGGGCCACAAAGACGGGCGTGGCCATATGGGTGACAAGCCCGCCAACGACTGA
- a CDS encoding RNA polymerase sigma factor, whose product MDMPLDQDTETDDAALLARYARGDASATRTLTVRLTPRVFGHAFRVLGDRAEAEDVAQEAMLRLWKIAPEWQADRAQVSTWLYRVTANLCTDRLRKRRSGPALDDIDEPADPAPGVEGQMQTRARMDALTAALQSLPERQRQAVVLRHIEGLANPEIADILDVGVEAVESLTARGKRALKAALAPQKQALGYSDDS is encoded by the coding sequence ATGGATATGCCACTGGATCAGGATACCGAAACCGACGACGCGGCCTTGCTGGCGCGCTATGCGCGTGGCGATGCCTCTGCGACCCGGACATTGACGGTGCGGTTGACGCCGCGGGTGTTCGGCCACGCTTTTCGGGTTCTGGGGGATCGTGCCGAGGCCGAGGATGTGGCGCAAGAGGCGATGCTGCGCCTGTGGAAGATCGCCCCCGAATGGCAGGCCGACCGCGCGCAGGTGTCGACCTGGCTGTACCGCGTGACGGCCAACCTGTGCACCGACCGTTTGCGCAAGCGGCGCAGTGGCCCTGCGCTGGATGACATCGACGAACCGGCAGACCCTGCACCGGGCGTCGAGGGACAAATGCAGACCCGCGCCCGAATGGACGCACTGACGGCAGCGCTGCAAAGCCTGCCTGAACGACAACGACAGGCCGTGGTCTTGCGCCACATAGAAGGCTTGGCGAACCCCGAGATTGCCGACATTCTTGATGTGGGCGTGGAAGCGGTGGAAAGCCTGACCGCACGGGGCAAACGGGCACTCAAGGCGGCTCTGGCGCCGCAGAAACAAGCATTGGGGTATTCCGATGACAGCTGA
- a CDS encoding periplasmic heavy metal sensor codes for MDDTRAPLPRPRAPRWMRIAFGVSLALNLAVVGLLAGTFARFGGPPSHGPSIVNYAMPYVRALPREAQREIFRAVRDQLPRDGHSRQSRRALYAEMIEALRADPFDPIRVQEILARQNAAAVLVQDAAHAAWLAHITNMTPESRAAYAEAVSEAMRHGKGRKDRPRKDAGTDPDAPRPSP; via the coding sequence ATGGATGACACCCGTGCCCCATTGCCCCGCCCGCGCGCACCGCGCTGGATGCGCATCGCCTTCGGCGTTTCTCTGGCACTGAATCTTGCTGTTGTGGGCCTGCTGGCAGGAACCTTTGCACGCTTTGGCGGCCCTCCGTCGCACGGGCCAAGCATTGTGAATTATGCAATGCCCTATGTGCGCGCCTTGCCCCGCGAGGCGCAGCGCGAGATTTTTCGCGCTGTGCGCGACCAGCTGCCCCGGGACGGCCACAGCCGTCAGTCGCGCCGCGCGCTTTATGCCGAGATGATCGAAGCGCTCAGGGCCGACCCCTTTGACCCGATCCGCGTGCAGGAGATTCTGGCCCGCCAGAATGCGGCAGCGGTTCTGGTTCAGGACGCCGCGCACGCCGCATGGCTGGCCCATATCACCAACATGACGCCCGAATCCCGCGCCGCCTATGCCGAAGCAGTCAGCGAAGCCATGCGCCACGGCAAAGGCAGGAAAGACAGGCCGCGCAAGGACGCAGGGACAGACCCCGACGCACCGCGTCCCAGCCCGTGA